The proteins below are encoded in one region of Pseudophryne corroboree isolate aPseCor3 chromosome 8, aPseCor3.hap2, whole genome shotgun sequence:
- the LOC134947992 gene encoding LOW QUALITY PROTEIN: golgin subfamily A member 6-like protein 6 (The sequence of the model RefSeq protein was modified relative to this genomic sequence to represent the inferred CDS: deleted 2 bases in 1 codon) — translation MGTGRERQRAQEERQWAQEERQWAQEERQRAQEERQWAQEERRWGQEERRYRQWAQEERRWAQEERQWAQEERQWAQEERQWAQDERQWAQDKR, via the exons ATGGGCACAGGAAGAGAGAGGCAACGGGCACAGGAAGAGAGGCAATGGGCACAGGAAGAGAGGCAATGGGCACAGGAA GAGAGGCAACGGGCACAGGAAGAGAGGCAATGGGCACAGGAAGAGAGGCGATGGGGACAGGAAGAGAG GAGATACAGGCAATGGGCACAGGAAGAGAGGCGATGGGCACAGGAAGAGAGGCAATGGGCGCAGGAAGAGAGGCAATGGGCGCAGGAAGAGAGGCAATGGGCGCAGGACGAGAGGCAATGGGCACAGGACAAGAGGTGA